In [Mycobacterium] stephanolepidis, the genomic window CGGGCCTGGGGTTTGCGACCGAGTTCGCCGACGCGTACCTGGCGATGCAGGCCGCCACGGTCACGGTGCCGGCGGTCGTCACGCAGGAGGTGAACCGGATACTCGGGCGTTCCGCGGAGCCCTTCGCCGCTTGGGCAGACAGATTCCGGGCCGAGTTCACGTACCCCGAGTCCGCACCACGGAACCGGTGACGGCCATGACCAGCATCCCGCCGCGGTGGCTTAAACCGATGAACAAGCTGGTGCGGGCATTTCACCGCATCGGCATCCCGACCGGTCCGGCGATGGTGCTGACCGTGCCGGGCCGCACGACGGGTCGTCCCCGTCCCACCCCCATCACACCGTTCGACATGGATGGTCACCTCTACGCGGTCGGGGGCTATCCGGGCTCGGATTGGCCGCGTAATGCCGCCGCGGCCGGCTCAGGAACTCTCACCCGGCGACACCGTGTCCAACACGTCAGGATCGTCAGCGTGCCGCCCGAAACTGCCCGGCGCGCGCTGCGGGTATTTGCCGTCAAGGTTCCCGTGGGCGTGCGGTTCGCGAAAAACGCCGGACTGGTGCGCCACGGAACTCCGGATGAGTTCGAGGCGCTGGCCGGAACACTGTCGGTGTTCCGGTTCGATCCTGACTAGCCGCCGGTGATCGTGGACCGCAGCTGCTGCATGGCCGATCCCGAGACGCTGCGGCGGGCCGCCGGTGTCGGATCGTCCTGCGGTGCGGGTTCCTGGGTGAGTGCCTCGGCTTCGGCTTCTGCCATCGCCTGGGCCTGCGCCGCCTGCAGCTGCTCCAGCATCGGTTCGGGCAGCGCGACCGGCAGCGGAGTCCGTACGGGGTACGGGCTGTCATCGCGGCGGACGACGGTGTCGGCCACCGCGTCGCGGGCCTCCTGTGCCAGTGCGTCGAATGTCTCGGCGGGACCCTGCAGCACGCAGCGGATCATCCATCGGTAACCGTCGACCCCGATGAAGCGCACGGAGCCGCCCTCGGCGACCCCGACGACCTCCCGGCCCCACGGACCGTCCGCGATGGAGACCTCCGCGGCCTCCTTGCGGAGCGATTCAGCCAACTCCCCCGCGATCTCGCGCCACAGGCCTGCGGATTTCGGTGCGGCGTACGCGGCCACCGAATAGCGCCCGTTGGGCGTGAGCACGAAAACCGCGCCGGGCGTACCCGTGGCGGTCAGTTCAACCTGAATCTGTCCGGCCTCTGGCACGGGGATGAGTACCGAACCCAGGTCCAGGCGTCCGACCCCCGCGTCCTCAGGGCTGTCGAAATCCTCGATCTCGTATGGGCCGTCAAACGATTCGTCCGACCCCGTTGTGGAGGCGTCGGCCGAATCGTCCAGGTCGTTGAGACCACCACTGCGGTGTAAAGCCATCACAAGCTCGCATGTCCGCCGCTGGACCCGTGCCCACCCGTGCCGCGGGTGGTCACCGCCAGACCGGCCTCGTCAAATGAATCCACTTCAACCAGCTCCGGTAACTCGACCTGCTGAACCAGCAACTGGGCGATCCGGTCGCCACGGGCAATGACGATAGGGGCCTCGGGGTCCAGGTTGATCAGGCTGAGCTTCACCTCGCCACGGTACCCGGCGTCGATCGTGCCGGGACTGTTAACGATCGAAAGACCCACGCGCGCAGCCAGACCCGAACGGGGGTGCACCAACCCGACCATCCCCGATGGGATAGCCACGGCGATACCGGTGCCCACCAGCGCCCGACGACCGGGTTCGATCACGAGGTCTTCGGCGCTATAGAGATCTACTCCCGCATCGTCGGCATGCGCGCGGGAGGGCAGAGGCAGTTCGCGGTCCAGGCGAACGATGGCCAATCTCGTAGGTGTGGGCACGATCGCCCAGACTACCCTTGGCCGCGTGACGGACTCCCCCAGCGACGCGCCACCCATCCGCTACTCCGAGCGGCTCTGGGTTCCATGGTGGTGGGCGCTGCCCGGCTTCGGCGCGGCAACGCTGCTCGCGCTGGAGATCAACCAGAGCATGCGGCAGCTGCCCAACTGGGTGCCATACCCGATCCTGTTCGCGATCGTCGCGGGAGCCTTGTTGTGGTTCAGCAGGATCCGCGTAGAGGTTGCGGCTGGTCCCGACGGCGCACCCGAGCTGCGAGCGGGCTCGGCCCACTTGCCGGTCGGCGTGATCGCCAAGTCGGCGGCTATCCCGCCCAGTGCGAAAAGTGCGGCACTTGGCCGCCAGCTCGATCCGGCGGCCTTCGTCGTGCACCGCGCATGGATCGGCCCGCTGGTTTTGGTGGTACTCGACGATGCCGACGATCCCACCCCCTACTGGCTGGTGAGCAGCCGCCACCCCGATCGGGTGCTGGCGGCCCTGCGGAGCTAGTGCGCGGCCGAGCCGCGACTAGCTCCGAACCTCAGG contains:
- the dut gene encoding dUTP diphosphatase; its protein translation is MPTPTRLAIVRLDRELPLPSRAHADDAGVDLYSAEDLVIEPGRRALVGTGIAVAIPSGMVGLVHPRSGLAARVGLSIVNSPGTIDAGYRGEVKLSLINLDPEAPIVIARGDRIAQLLVQQVELPELVEVDSFDEAGLAVTTRGTGGHGSSGGHASL
- a CDS encoding DUF3093 domain-containing protein; protein product: MGTIAQTTLGRVTDSPSDAPPIRYSERLWVPWWWALPGFGAATLLALEINQSMRQLPNWVPYPILFAIVAGALLWFSRIRVEVAAGPDGAPELRAGSAHLPVGVIAKSAAIPPSAKSAALGRQLDPAAFVVHRAWIGPLVLVVLDDADDPTPYWLVSSRHPDRVLAALRS
- a CDS encoding PNPOx family protein, which produces MNKLVRAFHRIGIPTGPAMVLTVPGRTTGRPRPTPITPFDMDGHLYAVGGYPGSDWPRNAAAAGSGTLTRRHRVQHVRIVSVPPETARRALRVFAVKVPVGVRFAKNAGLVRHGTPDEFEALAGTLSVFRFDPD
- a CDS encoding DUF3710 domain-containing protein; this encodes MALHRSGGLNDLDDSADASTTGSDESFDGPYEIEDFDSPEDAGVGRLDLGSVLIPVPEAGQIQVELTATGTPGAVFVLTPNGRYSVAAYAAPKSAGLWREIAGELAESLRKEAAEVSIADGPWGREVVGVAEGGSVRFIGVDGYRWMIRCVLQGPAETFDALAQEARDAVADTVVRRDDSPYPVRTPLPVALPEPMLEQLQAAQAQAMAEAEAEALTQEPAPQDDPTPAARRSVSGSAMQQLRSTITGG